A stretch of the Enterobacter mori genome encodes the following:
- the thiQ gene encoding thiamine ABC transporter ATP-binding protein ThiQ has translation MLELTDVTWLYQHLPMRFTLSVRQGEMIAVLGPSGAGKSTLLNLIAGFLQPASGSIVIENQDHTRTPPAKRPVSMLFQENNLFNHLTVRQNIALGMHPGLKLNDAQRQKLESIAAQMGITEFIDRLPGELSGGQRQRVALARCLVRAQPVLLLDEPFSALDPALRQEMLALVQDVCKRQQLTMLMVSHSIEDAARIAPRSVVIAEGRILWDGKTEELLSGRAGASSLLGIREV, from the coding sequence ATGTTAGAACTGACTGATGTAACCTGGCTTTACCAGCATTTGCCGATGCGCTTCACGCTCTCCGTGCGTCAGGGGGAGATGATTGCCGTGCTTGGCCCAAGCGGCGCGGGGAAAAGTACGCTGCTTAATTTGATTGCCGGTTTTCTGCAACCGGCGAGCGGATCGATCGTGATTGAAAACCAGGACCATACCCGAACTCCGCCGGCAAAGCGTCCGGTCTCGATGCTGTTTCAGGAAAACAACCTCTTTAACCATCTGACGGTGCGACAAAACATCGCGCTGGGAATGCATCCGGGACTCAAGCTGAACGACGCCCAGCGCCAAAAGCTGGAGAGTATTGCCGCGCAAATGGGGATCACCGAGTTCATCGACAGGCTGCCGGGTGAGCTTTCCGGCGGTCAGCGTCAGCGCGTGGCGCTGGCACGCTGTCTGGTGCGCGCGCAGCCGGTGCTGTTGCTGGATGAACCCTTTTCTGCGCTCGATCCCGCGCTACGTCAGGAGATGCTCGCCCTGGTGCAGGACGTCTGCAAGCGCCAGCAGCTGACGATGCTGATGGTGTCGCACAGTATTGAGGATGCCGCGCGGATTGCGCCGAGATCGGTGGTGATTGCCGAAGGGCGTATTTTGTGGGATGGAAAAACAGAAGAACTGCTGAGTGGTAGGGCGGGGGCGTCTTCACTTTTAGGTATTCGTGAGGTCTGA
- the thiP gene encoding thiamine/thiamine pyrophosphate ABC transporter permease ThiP, with amino-acid sequence MATRRQPLIPGWLIPGLLAALLMVAVSLGAFLALWFNAPESDLFALWHDSYLWHVIRFSFWQAFLSALLSAIPAIFLARALYRRRFPGRQALLRLCAMTLILPVLVAVFGILSVYGRQGWLASLFAQLGLEWTFSPYGLQGILLAHVFFNMPMATRLFLQALENIPGEQRQIAAQLGMRGWSFFRFVEWPWLRRQIPPVAALIFMLCFASFATVLSLGGGPQATTIELAIYQALSYDYDPGRAALLAIVQMTCCLVLVLLSQRLSKALPPGSNQIAGWRDPQDSLHSRVADVILIALALLLLLPPLMAVIVDGLNLNLMSVLQQPVLWQATWTSLRIALGAGLLCVLLTMMLLWSSRELYARQAEKAGQMLELTGMLILAMPGIVLATGFFLLFNSTIGLPESADGIVIFTNALMAIPYALKVLENPMRDVNSRYSLLCQSLGMQGWQRLKVVELRALKRPLAQALAFACVLSIGDFGVVALFGNEDFRTLPFWLYQQIGSYRSQDGAVTALLLLLLCFALFTVIEKLPGRDVRTD; translated from the coding sequence ATGGCAACGCGCCGTCAGCCGTTGATTCCCGGCTGGTTAATCCCCGGTCTGCTCGCCGCCCTGCTGATGGTGGCGGTCAGCCTGGGGGCATTCCTTGCACTGTGGTTTAACGCGCCGGAGAGTGACCTGTTTGCCCTCTGGCACGACAGCTACCTCTGGCACGTGATCCGGTTCTCCTTCTGGCAGGCGTTTCTCTCTGCCCTGCTCTCGGCGATCCCGGCCATTTTTCTGGCGCGAGCACTGTATCGGCGGCGTTTTCCCGGCAGGCAGGCGCTGCTGCGCCTGTGCGCCATGACGCTGATCCTGCCCGTGCTGGTGGCGGTATTTGGTATTCTGAGCGTTTACGGTCGCCAGGGCTGGCTGGCGTCGCTGTTCGCCCAGCTTGGTCTGGAATGGACCTTCTCTCCTTACGGCCTGCAGGGCATTCTGCTGGCGCACGTGTTTTTCAATATGCCGATGGCAACGCGCCTCTTTTTGCAGGCGCTGGAAAACATTCCCGGCGAACAACGCCAGATTGCCGCTCAGCTTGGCATGCGCGGCTGGTCATTCTTCCGCTTTGTCGAATGGCCGTGGCTGCGCCGCCAGATCCCACCCGTGGCGGCATTAATCTTCATGCTCTGCTTCGCCAGCTTTGCCACCGTGCTGTCACTCGGCGGCGGGCCGCAGGCCACCACCATCGAGCTGGCGATTTACCAGGCGCTGAGTTACGACTACGATCCCGGTCGCGCCGCGCTGCTGGCGATAGTCCAGATGACGTGCTGTCTGGTACTGGTGCTGTTGAGCCAGCGGCTGAGTAAAGCCCTTCCTCCCGGCAGTAATCAGATAGCCGGCTGGCGCGATCCGCAGGACAGCCTGCACAGCCGCGTCGCCGATGTCATCCTTATCGCGCTGGCGCTTCTGCTACTGCTGCCGCCGCTGATGGCCGTTATCGTTGACGGGCTTAACCTTAATCTCATGTCCGTCCTGCAACAGCCCGTCCTCTGGCAAGCTACCTGGACCTCGCTGCGTATCGCGCTGGGGGCAGGTTTACTGTGCGTCCTCCTGACCATGATGCTGCTGTGGAGCAGCCGTGAACTCTACGCTCGCCAGGCGGAAAAAGCCGGGCAAATGCTGGAGCTGACGGGCATGTTGATTCTGGCGATGCCGGGCATCGTGCTGGCGACGGGCTTCTTTTTATTGTTCAACAGCACCATCGGTCTGCCGGAAAGCGCCGACGGCATTGTGATTTTCACCAACGCACTGATGGCTATCCCTTACGCGCTCAAGGTGCTGGAAAATCCGATGCGCGACGTGAACAGCCGCTACAGTTTGCTGTGTCAGTCGCTGGGTATGCAGGGCTGGCAGCGGCTGAAAGTGGTGGAACTCCGCGCCCTGAAACGTCCGCTCGCCCAGGCGCTGGCCTTTGCCTGCGTGTTGTCGATTGGCGATTTTGGCGTGGTGGCACTCTTCGGTAATGAAGACTTCCGCACCCTGCCGTTCTGGCTTTACCAGCAAATTGGCTCCTACCGCAGCCAGGATGGTGCCGTCACTGCACTCTTACTGCTGCTGCTGTGCTTTGCGTTATTCACCGTTATCGAAAAACTTCCGGGGCGTGATGTTAGAACTGACTGA
- the thiB gene encoding thiamine ABC transporter substrate binding subunit, with product MLKNVLPLLALFALPAFAKPVLTVYTYDSFSADWGPGPVVKKAFEADCDCELKFVALEDGVSLLNRLRMEGKNSKADVVLGLDNNLLEAASQTKLFAKSGVAADAVNLPGGWKNDTFVPFDYGYFAFVYDKNKLKNPPKSLKELVESDQKWRVIYEDPRTSTPGLGLLLWMQKVYGDKAPEAWQKLAAKTVTVTKGWSEAYGLFLKGESDLVLSYTTSPAYHIIAEKKDNYAAANFAEGHYLQVEVAARTAASKQPELAEKFLKFMVSPAFQNAIPAGNWMYPVTNVALPAGFEQLTKPTTSLEFTPQQVAAQRAAWVSEWQRAVSR from the coding sequence GTGTTAAAAAACGTTCTTCCTCTGCTGGCGCTGTTTGCGCTGCCTGCTTTTGCCAAACCCGTCCTGACGGTCTACACCTATGACTCCTTCTCTGCCGACTGGGGCCCTGGCCCGGTAGTCAAAAAAGCCTTTGAAGCTGACTGTGACTGCGAGCTGAAGTTCGTCGCGCTGGAAGATGGCGTGTCGCTGCTCAACCGCCTGCGCATGGAAGGGAAAAACAGCAAGGCTGATGTAGTGCTCGGGCTGGATAACAACCTGCTGGAAGCCGCCTCGCAAACCAAACTGTTTGCCAAAAGCGGCGTGGCGGCAGATGCCGTTAACTTGCCGGGCGGCTGGAAAAACGACACCTTTGTGCCGTTCGACTACGGCTACTTTGCTTTCGTCTATGACAAGAACAAGCTGAAAAACCCGCCGAAGAGCCTGAAAGAGCTGGTCGAAAGTGACCAGAAGTGGCGCGTGATTTATGAAGACCCGCGTACCAGTACGCCGGGGCTGGGCCTGCTGCTGTGGATGCAAAAGGTCTATGGGGATAAAGCACCGGAAGCGTGGCAAAAACTGGCCGCCAAAACCGTCACCGTGACCAAAGGCTGGAGCGAAGCCTATGGCCTGTTCCTGAAAGGTGAAAGCGACCTGGTGCTGAGCTACACCACCTCTCCGGCCTACCACATCATCGCCGAGAAGAAAGACAACTACGCTGCGGCGAATTTTGCTGAAGGTCACTACCTGCAGGTGGAAGTGGCAGCGCGTACCGCCGCCAGCAAACAGCCGGAACTAGCCGAGAAGTTCCTGAAATTTATGGTTTCACCGGCGTTTCAGAACGCCATTCCAGCGGGCAACTGGATGTATCCGGTCACTAACGTTGCGCTGCCAGCAGGTTTCGAGCAGTTGACCAAACCAACAACCTCGCTGGAGTTTACACCGCAGCAGGTCGCCGCGCAGCGTGCTGCATGGGTAAGTGAATGGCAACGCGCCGTCAGCCGTTGA
- the sgrR gene encoding HTH-type transcriptional regulator SgrR — protein MPSGRLQQQFIRLWQCCEGQSQETTLNELADLLSCSRRHMRTLLNTMQQQGWLSWEAEAGRGKRSRLTFLYTGLALQQQRAEDLLEQDRIDQLVQLVGNKAAVRQMLVSHLGRSFRQGRHILRVLYYRPMKNLLPGTALRRSETHMARQIFSGLTRINEENGELEADIAHHWQQLSSLHWRFFLRPGIHFHHGRELEMHDVIASLERACRLPLYSHISRIHSPTAWTLDIELSQQDKWLPWLLGYVPSMILPGEWESMNNFASLPIGTGPYSVSRNNSNQLKIRAFDDYFGYRALIDEVNVWVLPDLNEDLSCGLTLEGPTTGEKAVESRLEEGCYYLLFDRRTHRGANQAVREWISHVLSPSNLIYHAEEQYQTYWFPAYGLLPRWHHARPVHCDKPAGLESITLTYYREHVEHRFIARIMTRLLAAEGVTLDVREVDYDEWHQGEIASDIWLNSANFTLPLDFSLFSHLYEVPLIQHCIDRDWQADAAQWRAGEMNLAAWCQQLLAEQAIVPLIHHWLMIQGQRSMRGLRMNTLGWFDFKSAWFAPPEP, from the coding sequence ATGCCTTCCGGTCGTCTGCAACAACAATTTATCCGCCTCTGGCAGTGCTGCGAGGGGCAATCGCAGGAGACCACGCTTAACGAGCTGGCTGACCTGCTTAGCTGTTCCCGCCGCCATATGCGCACGCTGCTCAACACCATGCAGCAACAGGGCTGGTTAAGCTGGGAAGCGGAGGCGGGGCGCGGCAAACGCTCGCGTCTGACCTTTCTCTATACCGGGCTGGCGTTGCAGCAGCAGCGGGCGGAAGATCTTCTTGAGCAGGACCGCATCGATCAGCTGGTACAGCTGGTGGGCAACAAGGCCGCCGTGCGCCAGATGCTGGTTTCCCATCTCGGACGCAGTTTTCGTCAGGGCCGCCATATTCTGCGAGTGCTTTACTACCGTCCGATGAAAAATCTGTTGCCCGGTACGGCGTTACGGCGGTCTGAAACCCACATGGCCCGACAAATCTTCAGCGGGCTGACGCGCATAAATGAGGAAAATGGGGAACTGGAGGCGGATATCGCGCACCACTGGCAGCAACTCTCTTCACTCCACTGGCGCTTCTTTTTACGCCCCGGCATCCACTTTCACCACGGTCGCGAGCTGGAAATGCACGACGTCATCGCCTCTCTGGAACGCGCCTGCAGACTACCGCTTTATTCGCACATTTCCCGCATCCATTCCCCAACGGCATGGACGCTGGATATTGAGCTATCGCAGCAGGACAAATGGCTTCCCTGGCTGCTGGGCTATGTGCCGTCGATGATTTTGCCCGGCGAGTGGGAATCGATGAACAATTTTGCCAGCCTGCCGATTGGCACAGGGCCCTACTCCGTATCCCGCAATAACAGCAACCAGCTGAAAATCCGCGCGTTCGATGACTACTTTGGCTATCGGGCGCTGATTGACGAAGTGAACGTGTGGGTATTACCGGATCTCAATGAAGATCTCAGCTGCGGGCTGACGCTTGAAGGCCCCACCACGGGAGAAAAAGCCGTGGAGAGTCGCCTTGAGGAGGGCTGTTACTATCTCCTCTTTGACCGCCGCACCCACCGTGGGGCAAACCAGGCCGTCCGCGAGTGGATCAGCCACGTTTTGTCCCCTTCCAATCTGATCTACCATGCGGAAGAGCAGTACCAGACATACTGGTTTCCGGCGTACGGCCTGCTTCCGCGCTGGCACCACGCCCGCCCGGTGCACTGCGACAAACCCGCAGGGCTGGAGTCCATCACCCTGACCTACTACCGCGAACACGTTGAGCATCGTTTTATTGCCAGAATCATGACCCGGCTGCTGGCAGCCGAGGGGGTCACGTTAGACGTCAGGGAAGTGGACTATGACGAATGGCATCAGGGGGAGATCGCCAGTGATATCTGGCTTAACAGCGCCAACTTTACCCTGCCGCTCGATTTCTCTCTCTTCTCGCACCTGTATGAAGTCCCGCTGATCCAGCACTGCATCGACCGTGACTGGCAGGCGGATGCCGCCCAATGGCGTGCGGGAGAAATGAATCTTGCTGCGTGGTGCCAGCAGCTGCTGGCCGAACAGGCGATCGTACCGTTGATTCACCACTGGCTGATGATCCAGGGCCAGCGCAGTATGCGCGGCCTGCGGATGAACACTCTGGGCTGGTTTGATTTTAAATCCGCTTGGTTTGCGCCGCCGGAGCCATAA
- the sgrT gene encoding glucose uptake inhibitor SgrT, with the protein MKRSTARQFYQQYFSATKGSSWLTRQCAEQRLKMLEELMQWDVTKPTSSR; encoded by the coding sequence ATGAAGAGGTCTACCGCACGTCAGTTTTATCAGCAGTACTTTTCAGCGACAAAAGGATCGTCCTGGCTGACCCGCCAGTGTGCAGAGCAACGGCTGAAAATGTTAGAAGAACTGATGCAGTGGGACGTTACGAAACCGACCTCTTCCCGCTAA
- a CDS encoding sugar efflux transporter — MLWLMTMGRRLNGVYAAFMLVVFMMGVAGALQAPTLSLFLSREVGAQPFWVGLFYTVNAIAGILVSLWLAKRSDSQGDRRRLILFCCAMAVGNALLFAFNRHYLTLITCGVLLASLANTAMPQLFALAREYADSSAREVVMFSSVMRAQLSLAWVIGPPLAFMLALNYGFTTMFSIAAGIFVISLALIALALPSVARVEQTTDKPVTQVSGWQDKNVRMLFIASTLMWTCNTMYIIDMPLWISSDLGLPDKLAGILMGTAAGLEIPAMILAGYYVKRFGKRRMMIVAMAAGVLFYAGLILFHSREALLALQLFNAVFIGIVAGIGMLWFQDLMPGRAGSATTLFTNSISTGVILAGVIQGALAQSYGHGSVYWMIAAISVVTLGLTCRVKDV; from the coding sequence ATGCTGTGGTTGATGACGATGGGGCGACGCCTGAACGGCGTGTATGCCGCTTTTATGCTGGTCGTCTTTATGATGGGCGTGGCGGGGGCGCTTCAGGCACCGACGCTGAGCCTGTTTCTCAGCCGCGAGGTGGGGGCGCAGCCGTTCTGGGTGGGGCTGTTTTATACCGTCAACGCGATTGCCGGGATCCTGGTCAGCCTGTGGCTGGCAAAACGATCCGACAGTCAGGGTGACAGGCGCAGGCTGATCCTCTTTTGCTGTGCGATGGCCGTAGGCAATGCGCTGCTGTTTGCCTTTAACCGTCATTATTTGACCCTCATTACCTGTGGCGTGCTGCTGGCCTCTCTCGCGAATACCGCCATGCCGCAGCTGTTCGCGCTGGCTCGCGAATACGCCGATAGCTCGGCGCGGGAAGTGGTGATGTTTAGCTCCGTGATGCGCGCACAGCTCTCGCTGGCGTGGGTCATTGGACCGCCGCTGGCCTTCATGCTGGCATTGAACTACGGCTTCACCACTATGTTCTCCATCGCCGCCGGGATTTTTGTCATCAGTCTGGCATTGATTGCCTTAGCGCTGCCGTCTGTGGCGCGTGTCGAACAGACAACGGATAAACCTGTCACCCAGGTGAGCGGCTGGCAGGATAAAAACGTCCGCATGCTGTTTATTGCCTCCACGCTGATGTGGACCTGCAACACCATGTATATCATCGATATGCCTCTGTGGATCAGCAGCGATCTGGGTCTGCCGGACAAGCTTGCGGGGATCTTAATGGGAACTGCCGCCGGGCTGGAAATTCCGGCAATGATTCTGGCGGGATACTACGTTAAGCGCTTCGGAAAACGCAGGATGATGATCGTCGCCATGGCGGCCGGGGTACTGTTCTACGCGGGGCTGATCCTCTTCCATTCGCGTGAAGCCTTGCTGGCGCTGCAGCTGTTTAACGCCGTGTTTATCGGGATTGTTGCCGGGATCGGCATGCTCTGGTTCCAGGATTTAATGCCGGGACGCGCTGGCTCTGCGACCACGCTGTTCACCAACAGCATTTCAACGGGCGTTATTCTGGCAGGGGTGATTCAGGGCGCGCTGGCGCAAAGTTACGGGCATGGCTCAGTTTACTGGATGATTGCCGCGATTTCGGTGGTTACGCTTGGGCTGACCTGCCGGGTTAAGGACGTCTGA
- a CDS encoding Hok/Gef family protein, whose amino-acid sequence MPKRTLLLGLFLICTTLLIFTWMVRDSLCELHFRQEKTELAAVLAYEVKR is encoded by the coding sequence ATGCCAAAACGTACTCTGCTGTTAGGTTTGTTTCTGATCTGTACGACGCTGTTGATCTTCACCTGGATGGTGCGCGACTCGCTGTGTGAGCTGCATTTCAGACAGGAGAAAACAGAGCTGGCGGCAGTGTTGGCTTACGAAGTAAAACGTTAG
- the leuD gene encoding 3-isopropylmalate dehydratase small subunit, protein MAEKFTQHTGRVVPLDAANVDTDAIIPKQFLQKVTRTGFGAHLFNDWRFLDDKGEVPNPEFVLNFPEYKGASILLARENFGCGSSREHAPWALTDYGFKVVIAPSFADIFYGNSFNNQLLPVTLSDEQVDELFALVKANPGMSFEVDLEAEVVKAGDKTYSFSIDAFRRHCMLNGLDSIGLTLQHEDAISAYEKKQPAFMG, encoded by the coding sequence ATGGCAGAGAAATTTACCCAACATACGGGCCGGGTTGTCCCGCTGGACGCCGCTAACGTCGATACTGACGCTATTATTCCGAAACAGTTTTTGCAGAAGGTGACGCGTACCGGTTTTGGAGCACATCTGTTTAACGACTGGCGTTTCCTCGACGATAAGGGCGAAGTACCTAATCCGGAATTCGTACTGAATTTTCCGGAATACAAAGGTGCCTCCATCCTGCTGGCGCGGGAAAACTTTGGCTGCGGCTCATCCCGTGAACACGCGCCGTGGGCGCTCACCGACTACGGGTTTAAGGTGGTTATTGCCCCGAGCTTCGCGGATATCTTTTACGGCAACAGCTTTAACAACCAGCTGCTGCCGGTCACGCTGAGCGATGAACAGGTCGATGAGCTGTTTGCGCTGGTTAAGGCAAATCCAGGCATGTCGTTTGAAGTGGATCTGGAAGCGGAAGTGGTGAAAGCCGGTGATAAGACCTACAGCTTCAGCATTGATGCGTTCCGCCGTCACTGCATGCTGAACGGCCTGGACAGCATTGGCCTGACGCTGCAGCACGAAGACGCCATCTCAGCGTACGAGAAAAAACAGCCTGCGTTTATGGGCTAA
- the leuC gene encoding 3-isopropylmalate dehydratase large subunit, whose amino-acid sequence MAKTLYEKLFDAHVVYEAPNETPLLYIDRHLVHEVTSPQAFDGLRAHKRPVRQPGKTFATMDHNVSTQTKDINASGEMARIQMQELIKNCNEFGVELYDLNHPYQGIVHVMGPEQGITLPGMTIVCGDSHTATHGAFGALAFGIGTSEVEHVLATQTLKQGRAKTMKIEVKGKAAPGITAKDIVLAIIGKTGSAGGTGHVVEFCGEAIQALSMEGRMTLCNMAIEMGAKAGLVAPDDTTFNYVKGRLHAPKGQNFDDAVAYWKTLKTDDGATFDTVVTLQAEEIAPQVTWGTNPGQVISVNDSIPDPASFADPVERASAEKALAYMGLKPGVPLTDVTIDKVFIGSCTNSRIEDLRAAAEIAKGRKVAPGVQALVVPGSGPVKAQAEAEGLDKIFIEAGFEWRLPGCSMCLAMNNDRLNPGERCASTSNRNFEGRQGRGGRTHLVSPAMAAAAAVTGHFADIRSLK is encoded by the coding sequence ATGGCTAAGACGTTATACGAAAAGTTGTTTGACGCGCACGTTGTCTACGAGGCGCCAAACGAAACCCCGCTGCTGTACATTGACCGCCACCTGGTACACGAAGTGACCTCACCTCAGGCATTTGACGGCCTGCGTGCGCACAAGCGCCCGGTACGTCAGCCGGGTAAAACCTTCGCGACGATGGATCACAACGTTTCCACCCAGACCAAAGACATTAATGCTTCGGGTGAGATGGCGCGTATCCAGATGCAGGAGCTGATTAAGAACTGCAACGAGTTTGGCGTTGAGCTGTACGATCTGAACCACCCGTATCAGGGCATCGTCCACGTGATGGGGCCAGAACAGGGTATCACCCTGCCGGGCATGACGATCGTTTGCGGCGACTCCCATACCGCCACACACGGCGCGTTTGGTGCCCTGGCGTTCGGGATTGGCACTTCCGAAGTGGAACATGTGCTGGCAACGCAGACCCTGAAACAGGGCCGCGCCAAAACCATGAAGATTGAAGTGAAGGGTAAAGCCGCGCCGGGCATTACCGCGAAAGACATCGTGCTGGCCATCATCGGCAAAACCGGCAGCGCAGGCGGCACCGGTCATGTTGTTGAGTTCTGCGGTGAAGCCATCCAGGCGCTGAGCATGGAAGGTCGTATGACCCTGTGCAATATGGCCATTGAGATGGGCGCAAAAGCCGGTCTGGTCGCGCCGGACGATACCACTTTCAACTATGTGAAGGGCCGTCTGCACGCGCCGAAAGGTCAGAATTTTGACGACGCGGTTGCCTACTGGAAAACCCTGAAAACGGACGATGGGGCAACGTTCGATACCGTTGTCACGCTGCAGGCAGAAGAGATTGCGCCTCAGGTGACCTGGGGCACCAACCCGGGCCAGGTGATTTCCGTTAACGACAGCATCCCCGATCCGGCCTCCTTCGCCGATCCGGTCGAGCGCGCCAGCGCGGAAAAAGCATTGGCCTATATGGGGCTGAAGCCCGGCGTTCCGTTGACCGACGTAACCATTGATAAAGTCTTTATCGGTTCCTGCACCAACTCCCGTATTGAAGATTTGCGTGCCGCCGCCGAGATTGCCAAAGGCCGCAAAGTGGCACCGGGCGTACAGGCGCTGGTGGTGCCAGGCTCCGGTCCGGTTAAAGCGCAGGCTGAAGCAGAAGGCCTGGATAAGATCTTCATTGAAGCAGGCTTCGAATGGCGTCTGCCCGGCTGCTCCATGTGTCTGGCGATGAACAACGACCGCCTGAATCCGGGCGAGCGCTGTGCCTCCACCAGCAACCGTAACTTTGAAGGCCGTCAGGGCCGCGGTGGGCGTACCCATCTGGTTAGCCCGGCAATGGCCGCCGCTGCGGCAGTCACCGGCCATTTCGCCGATATTCGCAGCCTGAAATAA
- the leuB gene encoding 3-isopropylmalate dehydrogenase, producing the protein MSKNYHIAVLPGDGIGPEVMAQALKVLEAVRARFAMKITTSHYDVGGIAIDNHGTPLPKATVEGCENADAVLFGSVGGPKWEHLPPAEQPERGALLPLRKHFKLFSNLRPAKLYQGLEEFCPLRADIAANGFDILCVRELTGGIYFGQPKGREGSGQHEKAFDTEVYHRFEIERIAHIAFESARKRRHKVTSIDKANVLQSSILWREIVSEVAKQYPDVALSHMYIDNATMQLIKDPSQFDVLLCSNLFGDILSDECAMITGSMGMLPSASLNEEGFGLYEPAGGSAPDIAGKNIANPIAQILSLALLLRYSLDAGDAATAIENAINRALEEGVRTGDLARGTAAVSTDEMGDIIARYVAEGV; encoded by the coding sequence ATGTCGAAGAATTACCATATTGCTGTGTTACCGGGCGACGGTATTGGTCCGGAAGTGATGGCACAGGCGCTGAAAGTACTGGAAGCCGTTCGCGCGCGTTTTGCGATGAAAATTACCACCAGCCACTACGACGTGGGCGGTATTGCGATTGATAACCACGGTACGCCACTGCCGAAAGCGACCGTGGAAGGCTGCGAAAATGCCGATGCCGTGCTGTTTGGTTCCGTCGGTGGCCCGAAATGGGAACACCTGCCGCCAGCAGAGCAGCCAGAGCGCGGCGCGCTGCTGCCGCTGCGTAAACATTTCAAGCTGTTCAGCAACCTGCGTCCGGCGAAGCTGTATCAGGGTCTGGAAGAGTTCTGCCCGCTGCGCGCGGATATCGCCGCCAACGGTTTCGACATTCTGTGTGTGCGTGAACTGACCGGCGGGATCTATTTCGGTCAGCCGAAAGGACGTGAAGGCAGCGGACAACACGAGAAAGCGTTCGACACCGAGGTGTATCACCGTTTCGAAATCGAACGTATTGCCCATATCGCGTTTGAGTCGGCGCGCAAACGCCGCCATAAAGTGACCTCCATTGATAAGGCCAACGTGCTGCAGTCCTCCATTTTGTGGCGCGAGATCGTCAGCGAAGTCGCTAAGCAGTACCCGGACGTCGCGCTGTCGCACATGTACATCGACAACGCGACCATGCAGCTGATTAAGGATCCGTCCCAGTTTGACGTGCTGCTGTGCTCTAACCTGTTCGGCGATATCCTCTCTGACGAATGCGCAATGATCACCGGCTCCATGGGGATGCTGCCATCCGCAAGCCTGAATGAAGAAGGCTTTGGCCTGTACGAGCCTGCGGGCGGCTCCGCGCCGGATATCGCAGGCAAAAACATTGCCAACCCGATTGCGCAGATCCTCTCCCTGGCCCTGCTGTTGCGCTACAGCCTGGATGCAGGCGATGCAGCAACCGCAATTGAAAACGCCATTAACCGGGCGTTAGAAGAAGGCGTCCGTACCGGTGATTTGGCACGCGGCACGGCAGCAGTCAGTACCGATGAAATGGGCGACATCATTGCCCGCTATGTCGCTGAAGGGGTGTAA